From Cannabis sativa cultivar Pink pepper isolate KNU-18-1 chromosome 8, ASM2916894v1, whole genome shotgun sequence, a single genomic window includes:
- the LOC115701057 gene encoding uncharacterized protein LOC115701057 isoform X3 codes for MRKRKFPCPLDHKPEKSIVGNAFFRWQRDIDDPHTFVDLYVSSSDPVLQMRSCFFDPKLGIGGFGVFPLLMRKRVSSQDYGVVGLRYGSRNFSFGATCMPFSLRDEFPKSAWLVSKVGRVIAGLQYEPDHGSKDSAKYQNLKNWSGAIGYGAGSGSPLSPSFNFCLELAKSSQFIASFYQHVVVQRRVKNPLEESEVVGITNYIDFGFELQTSIDGEETSMMHDSTFQIGASWQANKNFLLKGKVGPLSSSGTCAFKSWWKPSFTLSISATRDHTVGNTAYGFGLRVEHLREASYQRADPNFVMLTPNKEHLAEGIVWKIGKRPMLESDVNAGNFDAVPRELRPLGNVL; via the exons ATGAGAAAGCGAAAATTTCCCT GTCCGTTGGATCACAAACCTGAGAAGAGTATTGTTGGCAATGCATTTTTCCGCTGGCAACG GGATATTGATGACCCTCATACATTTGTTGACCTTTACGTGTCGAGCTCTGATCC GGTTTTGCAAATGAGATCATGCTTTTTTGACCCCAAACTTGGAATTGGAGGATTTGGCGTTTTCCCTTTGCTGATGAGGAAAAG AGTATCTTCTCAAGACTACGGTGTTGTGGGATTGAGATATGGTTCAAGAAACTTCTCGTTTGGAGCTACATGCATGCCTTTCTCCT TGAGAGATGAATTTCCAAAAAGCGCATGGCTGGTGAGTAAGGTGGGAAGGGTAATTGCTGGACTGCAGTATGAGCCCGACC ATGGAAGCAAAGATAGTGCAAAGTATCAAAATTTGAAGAATTGGAGTGGGGCGATTGGCTATGGAGCGGGATCAGGCAGTCCTCTAAGTCCATCATTCAATTTTTGTCTTGAACTCGCTAAAAGTTCCCag TTTATTGCATCATTCTATCAACACGTTGTAGTCCAAAGACGG GTGAAGAACCCTCTTGAAGAAAGTGAAGTTGTTGGAATTACAAACTATATAGATTTCGGTTTTGAACTGCAGACAAG CATTGATGGTGAAGAAACATCAATGATGCACGATTCTACCTTTCAAATTGGTGCATCTTGGCAAGCCAATAAAAACTTCCTGCTGAAG GGAAAGGTGGGTCCTCTCAGTTCATCTGGGACATGTGCATTCAAATCATGGTGGAAACCTTCTTTCACATTGAGTATTTCAG CTACAAGAGACCACACTGTTGGAAACACGGCTTACGGTTTTGGTTTACGTGTTGAGCACCTCAGGGAAGCCAG CTACCAAAGAGCTGATCCTAATTTTGTGATGCTGACACCAAATAAAGAACACCTTGCAGAAGGcatagtttggaaaattggcaAAAGACCAATGCTTGAATCAGATGTAAATGCTGGAAACTTTGATGCTGTTCCAAGGGAGCTAAGACCCTTGGGAAATGTATTGTAA
- the LOC115701057 gene encoding uncharacterized protein LOC115701057 isoform X1: protein MGNFFDKEPPPPMVLVPPLFDFPPLAARTRMVESSYNLLFGKLALKCLFEDYFEEAQHFRTMIMLKPIDDPHVDLVATVSGPLDHKPEKSIVGNAFFRWQRDIDDPHTFVDLYVSSSDPVLQMRSCFFDPKLGIGGFGVFPLLMRKRVSSQDYGVVGLRYGSRNFSFGATCMPFSLRDEFPKSAWLVSKVGRVIAGLQYEPDHGSKDSAKYQNLKNWSGAIGYGAGSGSPLSPSFNFCLELAKSSQFIASFYQHVVVQRRVKNPLEESEVVGITNYIDFGFELQTSIDGEETSMMHDSTFQIGASWQANKNFLLKGKVGPLSSSGTCAFKSWWKPSFTLSISATRDHTVGNTAYGFGLRVEHLREASYQRADPNFVMLTPNKEHLAEGIVWKIGKRPMLESDVNAGNFDAVPRELRPLGNVL from the exons ATGGGCAACTTCTTCGACAAGGAACCGCCACCGCCAATGGTGCTCGTCCCTCCACTCTTTGATTTTCCTCCTCTCGCTGCACGTACCAG GATGGTTGAGTCGTCGTATAACTTGTTATTTGGGAAGCTTGCTTTGAAATGCCTCTTCGAGGATTATTTCGAAGAAGCTCAACATTTCAGGACAATGATAATGCTAAAGCCAATCGATGATCCCCATGTCGATTTGGTTGCTACT GTTTCAGGTCCGTTGGATCACAAACCTGAGAAGAGTATTGTTGGCAATGCATTTTTCCGCTGGCAACG GGATATTGATGACCCTCATACATTTGTTGACCTTTACGTGTCGAGCTCTGATCC GGTTTTGCAAATGAGATCATGCTTTTTTGACCCCAAACTTGGAATTGGAGGATTTGGCGTTTTCCCTTTGCTGATGAGGAAAAG AGTATCTTCTCAAGACTACGGTGTTGTGGGATTGAGATATGGTTCAAGAAACTTCTCGTTTGGAGCTACATGCATGCCTTTCTCCT TGAGAGATGAATTTCCAAAAAGCGCATGGCTGGTGAGTAAGGTGGGAAGGGTAATTGCTGGACTGCAGTATGAGCCCGACC ATGGAAGCAAAGATAGTGCAAAGTATCAAAATTTGAAGAATTGGAGTGGGGCGATTGGCTATGGAGCGGGATCAGGCAGTCCTCTAAGTCCATCATTCAATTTTTGTCTTGAACTCGCTAAAAGTTCCCag TTTATTGCATCATTCTATCAACACGTTGTAGTCCAAAGACGG GTGAAGAACCCTCTTGAAGAAAGTGAAGTTGTTGGAATTACAAACTATATAGATTTCGGTTTTGAACTGCAGACAAG CATTGATGGTGAAGAAACATCAATGATGCACGATTCTACCTTTCAAATTGGTGCATCTTGGCAAGCCAATAAAAACTTCCTGCTGAAG GGAAAGGTGGGTCCTCTCAGTTCATCTGGGACATGTGCATTCAAATCATGGTGGAAACCTTCTTTCACATTGAGTATTTCAG CTACAAGAGACCACACTGTTGGAAACACGGCTTACGGTTTTGGTTTACGTGTTGAGCACCTCAGGGAAGCCAG CTACCAAAGAGCTGATCCTAATTTTGTGATGCTGACACCAAATAAAGAACACCTTGCAGAAGGcatagtttggaaaattggcaAAAGACCAATGCTTGAATCAGATGTAAATGCTGGAAACTTTGATGCTGTTCCAAGGGAGCTAAGACCCTTGGGAAATGTATTGTAA
- the LOC115701057 gene encoding uncharacterized protein LOC115701057 isoform X4, whose amino-acid sequence MGNFFDKEPPPPMVLVPPLFDFPPLAARTRMVESSYNLLFGKLALKCLFEDYFEEAQHFRTMIMLKPIDDPHVDLVATVSGPLDHKPEKSIVGNAFFRWQRDIDDPHTFVDLYVSSSDPVLQMRSCFFDPKLGIGGFGVFPLLMRKRVSSQDYGVVGLRYGSRNFSFGATCMPFSLRDEFPKSAWLVSKVGRVIAGLQYEPDHGSKDSAKYQNLKNWSGAIGYGAGSGSPLSPSFNFCLELAKSSQFIASFYQHVVVQRRVKNPLEESEVVGITNYIDFGFELQTSIDGEETSMMHDSTFQIGASWQANKNFLLKGKVGPLSSSGTCAFKSWWKPSFTLSISGI is encoded by the exons ATGGGCAACTTCTTCGACAAGGAACCGCCACCGCCAATGGTGCTCGTCCCTCCACTCTTTGATTTTCCTCCTCTCGCTGCACGTACCAG GATGGTTGAGTCGTCGTATAACTTGTTATTTGGGAAGCTTGCTTTGAAATGCCTCTTCGAGGATTATTTCGAAGAAGCTCAACATTTCAGGACAATGATAATGCTAAAGCCAATCGATGATCCCCATGTCGATTTGGTTGCTACT GTTTCAGGTCCGTTGGATCACAAACCTGAGAAGAGTATTGTTGGCAATGCATTTTTCCGCTGGCAACG GGATATTGATGACCCTCATACATTTGTTGACCTTTACGTGTCGAGCTCTGATCC GGTTTTGCAAATGAGATCATGCTTTTTTGACCCCAAACTTGGAATTGGAGGATTTGGCGTTTTCCCTTTGCTGATGAGGAAAAG AGTATCTTCTCAAGACTACGGTGTTGTGGGATTGAGATATGGTTCAAGAAACTTCTCGTTTGGAGCTACATGCATGCCTTTCTCCT TGAGAGATGAATTTCCAAAAAGCGCATGGCTGGTGAGTAAGGTGGGAAGGGTAATTGCTGGACTGCAGTATGAGCCCGACC ATGGAAGCAAAGATAGTGCAAAGTATCAAAATTTGAAGAATTGGAGTGGGGCGATTGGCTATGGAGCGGGATCAGGCAGTCCTCTAAGTCCATCATTCAATTTTTGTCTTGAACTCGCTAAAAGTTCCCag TTTATTGCATCATTCTATCAACACGTTGTAGTCCAAAGACGG GTGAAGAACCCTCTTGAAGAAAGTGAAGTTGTTGGAATTACAAACTATATAGATTTCGGTTTTGAACTGCAGACAAG CATTGATGGTGAAGAAACATCAATGATGCACGATTCTACCTTTCAAATTGGTGCATCTTGGCAAGCCAATAAAAACTTCCTGCTGAAG GGAAAGGTGGGTCCTCTCAGTTCATCTGGGACATGTGCATTCAAATCATGGTGGAAACCTTCTTTCACATTGAGTATTTCAG GTATATGA
- the LOC115701057 gene encoding uncharacterized protein LOC115701057 isoform X2: MGNFFDKEPPPPMVLVPPLFDFPPLAARTRMVESSYNLLFGKLALKCLFEDYFEEAQHFRTMIMLKPIDDPHVDLVATVSGPLDHKPEKSIVGNAFFRWQRDIDDPHTFVDLYVSSSDPVLQMRSCFFDPKLGIGGFGVFPLLMRKRVSSQDYGVVGLRYGSRNFSFGATCMPFSLRDEFPKSAWLVSKVGRVIAGLQYEPDHGSKDSAKYQNLKNWSGAIGYGAGSGSPLSPSFNFCLELAKSSQFIASFYQHVVVQRRVKNPLEESEVVGITNYIDFGFELQTSIDGEETSMMHDSTFQIGASWQANKNFLLKGKVGPLSSSGTCAFKSWWKPSFTLSISVMAWKLLLSRTIQRKCCLLFSSCSHRK, from the exons ATGGGCAACTTCTTCGACAAGGAACCGCCACCGCCAATGGTGCTCGTCCCTCCACTCTTTGATTTTCCTCCTCTCGCTGCACGTACCAG GATGGTTGAGTCGTCGTATAACTTGTTATTTGGGAAGCTTGCTTTGAAATGCCTCTTCGAGGATTATTTCGAAGAAGCTCAACATTTCAGGACAATGATAATGCTAAAGCCAATCGATGATCCCCATGTCGATTTGGTTGCTACT GTTTCAGGTCCGTTGGATCACAAACCTGAGAAGAGTATTGTTGGCAATGCATTTTTCCGCTGGCAACG GGATATTGATGACCCTCATACATTTGTTGACCTTTACGTGTCGAGCTCTGATCC GGTTTTGCAAATGAGATCATGCTTTTTTGACCCCAAACTTGGAATTGGAGGATTTGGCGTTTTCCCTTTGCTGATGAGGAAAAG AGTATCTTCTCAAGACTACGGTGTTGTGGGATTGAGATATGGTTCAAGAAACTTCTCGTTTGGAGCTACATGCATGCCTTTCTCCT TGAGAGATGAATTTCCAAAAAGCGCATGGCTGGTGAGTAAGGTGGGAAGGGTAATTGCTGGACTGCAGTATGAGCCCGACC ATGGAAGCAAAGATAGTGCAAAGTATCAAAATTTGAAGAATTGGAGTGGGGCGATTGGCTATGGAGCGGGATCAGGCAGTCCTCTAAGTCCATCATTCAATTTTTGTCTTGAACTCGCTAAAAGTTCCCag TTTATTGCATCATTCTATCAACACGTTGTAGTCCAAAGACGG GTGAAGAACCCTCTTGAAGAAAGTGAAGTTGTTGGAATTACAAACTATATAGATTTCGGTTTTGAACTGCAGACAAG CATTGATGGTGAAGAAACATCAATGATGCACGATTCTACCTTTCAAATTGGTGCATCTTGGCAAGCCAATAAAAACTTCCTGCTGAAG GGAAAGGTGGGTCCTCTCAGTTCATCTGGGACATGTGCATTCAAATCATGGTGGAAACCTTCTTTCACATTGAGTATTTCAG TAATGGCTTGGAAATTGCTACTATCAAGGACTATCCAGCGGAAATGTTGTCTCTTGTTTTCTTCTTGTTCCCACAGAAAATAA